Proteins found in one Gopherus flavomarginatus isolate rGopFla2 chromosome 18, rGopFla2.mat.asm, whole genome shotgun sequence genomic segment:
- the UXT gene encoding protein UXT isoform X1, whose amino-acid sequence MGPAEKVPRYEAFVSDVLQRDLCPPHPAGAPHPVLCGRRVQQQREEVYEKITQHMWLKTVIERLQEADGRAVQTEVDLGYNFFVNADVPDSSRIFVALGYGFFAELTLTEALRFVERKTKLLIELSESLTKDSAKIKANIRMVLEGLRELQGFQDLPEDPR is encoded by the exons ATGGGGCCGGCGGAGAAGGTGCCGCGCTACGAGGCCTTCGTCAGCGACGTGCTGCAGCGAGACCTGTG ccccccccacccggccggtgcccctcaccccgTGCTGTGTGGCAGGCGGGTGCAGCAGCAGCGGGAGGAGGTTTACGAGAAGATCACTCAGCACATGTGGCTAAAGACGGTCATTGAGCGTTTGCAG GAGGCGGACGGCCGAGCGGTGCAGACGGAGGTGGATTTGGGCTATAACTTCTTTGTCAACGCGGACGT GCCTGACAGCTCCAGGATCTTCGTGGCCCTCGGCTACGGGTTCTTCGCGGAGCTGACGCTGACGGAGGCGCTGCGCTTCGTGGAGAGGAAAACCAAGTTACTGATCGA GCTCAGTGAATCTCTCACCAAGGACTCGGCCAAAATAAAGGCCAATATCCGGATGGTCTTGGAG gGCCTGCGGGAGCTCCAAGGCTTCCAGGACCTGCCTGAGGACCCCAGATGA
- the UXT gene encoding protein UXT isoform X2 codes for MGPAEKVPRYEAFVSDVLQRDLWRVQQQREEVYEKITQHMWLKTVIERLQEADGRAVQTEVDLGYNFFVNADVPDSSRIFVALGYGFFAELTLTEALRFVERKTKLLIELSESLTKDSAKIKANIRMVLEGLRELQGFQDLPEDPR; via the exons ATGGGGCCGGCGGAGAAGGTGCCGCGCTACGAGGCCTTCGTCAGCGACGTGCTGCAGCGAGACCTGTG GCGGGTGCAGCAGCAGCGGGAGGAGGTTTACGAGAAGATCACTCAGCACATGTGGCTAAAGACGGTCATTGAGCGTTTGCAG GAGGCGGACGGCCGAGCGGTGCAGACGGAGGTGGATTTGGGCTATAACTTCTTTGTCAACGCGGACGT GCCTGACAGCTCCAGGATCTTCGTGGCCCTCGGCTACGGGTTCTTCGCGGAGCTGACGCTGACGGAGGCGCTGCGCTTCGTGGAGAGGAAAACCAAGTTACTGATCGA GCTCAGTGAATCTCTCACCAAGGACTCGGCCAAAATAAAGGCCAATATCCGGATGGTCTTGGAG gGCCTGCGGGAGCTCCAAGGCTTCCAGGACCTGCCTGAGGACCCCAGATGA